From the Montipora capricornis isolate CH-2021 chromosome 2, ASM3666992v2, whole genome shotgun sequence genome, one window contains:
- the LOC138038321 gene encoding inner centromere protein-like, with amino-acid sequence MATSLRGKVPKTNSMREKGKAKKEPADDGRSKGQLGNRSSGTLPFAAWVELHHGKAAQNAREEELRLQKVIKEKEEKLREFQQEVKVRVRNLEQMKREEQYGISMEAFEVEGNVVRQSSLPSTVRRDNCVYRDDSELKIQRSVTQDLLAVDAASQLLQEHAQNIRTCSKHARNVLGSKSLGTEVDRLSGLLPGGLWQTSPTRDHGVSRQTSDKKQEKDGIREEEMDDYWIGENAIRDHHPQYSLEKCSEDPNLDLVSKKRAQFQVYDTLGNENTDWNNTQKKSGISQVNRKSKSVDVLLQPSKIMAEKKARAKSQVAVYRRLFMDIEREQVRENIRMKEHRKRMEALKVEKEVQRLEIEQQQIEKIKMQNVQKEEEEYLRAQEKRKTEIKLAKKHKKFQKEREMERYIGALKVNLMEKLQTRNIVLPPLCSCGPTIWDANPDTCANNCVFYKNPRAYAKALSTVIASSNLC; translated from the coding sequence ATGGCAACTTCTCTGAGAGGAAAAGTGCCAAAGACTAATTCAATGAGGGAAAAAGGGAAAGCAAAGAAGGAGCCAGCAGATGATGGTCGATCCAAGGGACAACTAGGGAATCGATCGTCTGGTACCTTGCCATTTGCTGCTTGGGTAGAGCTTCATCATGGAAAAGCAGCTCAAAACGCTCGCGAAGAAGAACTACGTCTGCAAAAAgttataaaagaaaaggaagaaaagctGAGAGAATTCCAACAAGAAGTGAAGGTGAGGGTTAGAAATTTAGAGCAGATGAAGCGCGAAGAACAATATGGTATTTCAATGGAAGCTTTTGAAGTTGAGGGAAATGTAGTGAGACAGAGCTCGTTGCCAAGCACTGTGAGACGCGACAATTGTGTGTATCGCGATGACtctgagctgaaaattcaacgAAGCGTCACTCAAGATCTTTTAGCAGTTGATGCTGCTAGTCAGCTACTACAGGAACACGCGCAAAACATCAGAACTTGTTCTAAACATGCAAGGAATGTGCTGGGTTCAAAGAGTCTTGGAACAGAAGTGGATCGTCTGAGTGGGCTTCTTCCAGGTGGGTTATGGCAAACGTCTCCCACCAGGGACCATGGTGTATCCAGGCAAACATCCgacaagaaacaagaaaaagatGGAATAAGGGAAGAGGAAATGGATGATTACTGGATAGGTGAAAACGCAATCAGAGATCATCATCCTCAATATTCCTTAGAAAAATGTTCTGAGGACCCGAATTTGGACTTGGTTTCAAAAAAACGAGCTCAATTTCAAGTTTATGACACCCTGGGAAACGAAAATACAGACTGGAATAACACTCAAAAGAAATCGGGCATTTCTCAAGTAAATAGAAAGTCCAAGTCTGTTGATGTCCTTCTGCAACCTTCCAAGATAATGGCAGAAAAGAAGGCACGTGCAAAAAGCCAAGTTGCTGTTTACAGAAGGTTGTTTATGGACATTGAGAGAGAGCAAGTGAGAGAAAACATCAGAATGAAAGAGCACCGCAAGAGAATGGAAGCTCTGAAAGTTGAAAAAGAGGTCCAACGTCTTGAGATCGAGCAACAGCAAATTGAAAAgatcaaaatgcaaaatgtccaaaaagaggaagaagaatATCTTAGAGctcaagaaaaaaggaaaactgaaataaaattaGCAAAGAAGCATAAGAAATTTCAAAAGGAGAGGGAAATGGAGAGATATATTGGAGCTTTGAAGGTGAATTTAATGGAGAAACTACAAACCAGGAACATTGTTTTGCCACCCTTATGCTCATGTGGGCCAACCATCTGGGACGCAAACCCAGATACTTGTGCCAACAATTGTGTTTTCTATAAAAACCCTAGAGCTTATGCTAAAGCTTTGTCAACAGTCATTGCCTCTTCGAACCTTTGTTAG
- the LOC138038311 gene encoding PWWP domain-containing DNA repair factor 3A-like isoform X1: MDQFDVGSIVWASARGDIFWPGKVVDLNKDTMASSKQVNGVTVNFFIEDSYELIRTANKMLPWNCEKQQRFIEKGRALKNLERKVEFNKALAKADMLFSLQRKENEKGSPKKIRRRGSLKKKEKLNTTGKSEIHFRRRSPRQLRTNGDSQGYLVLSDANGLKEPRSKDTNDCISTLGNVGQVKCLPAAFDEAGTNKNGDVTTEGPHSKRQRTECGERMIKSELTKCVGKRKTASDSVLHVSASTGTGKKRDRRKSHPVPAKTAMSSQRQCVQSNVLSPGHCDSKTSSQRKCTSKRKLLQEGTVSYKKSTASKEAKRCEQNNYGNSTGTVLIKNSTDAKELHEGVSCDKSTVDSCQETVTESGDSSDNELFLEPFLPNHQDKKFSIGDIVWAKFNREPYWPAVIKKVTGKRKTDTKFLVKFLAWNDCLFKIQPSKLVHFACNESQRSEFMGVKMYTEELQGMFQEALFQAEDFLNRKGLGKGLDDDEIDEEQCRIFEEEVLDSENDGKESDVSQTATLPQTPSTSLSECRKSLRARKPVSKYSNIVSYIRQSKPMLKEILNGSKPSERHQIYTSGRVSEKDNLKRRSGFGPIADGNVRDEVMNMLNDYYQELRGTSGVSYVADVWLPEAIIWSISEIDHVDHQRAEKIFQEGFEHAVTNDEVLQLTTKLKQRKPSAETREERLKCAERALKRHFAES, encoded by the exons ATGGATCAGTTTGATGTGGGATCCATCGTCTGGGCAAGTGCTCGAGGAGATATATTTTGGCCGGGGAAG GTGGTAGATTTGAATAAAGATACTATGGCATCATCCAAGCAAGTTAATGGTGTCACTGTGAACTTCTTCATTGAGGACTCCTA tGAACTGATAAGGACTGCTAATAAAATGCTTCCATGGAACTGtgaaaagcaacaaaggttCATTGAAAAAGGGCGAG CCCTAAAGAATCTTGAGAGGAAAGTTGAGTTTAATAAGGCCCTGGCTAAAGCAGACATGTTGTTTTCGTTGC agaggaaagaaaatgagaaGGGTTCtcctaaaaaaataagaagaagaGGCAgtcttaaaaagaaagagaaattgAACACGACTGGAAAATCAGAGATACACTTTAGACGAAGGAGTCCAAGGCAATTAAGGACAAATGGAGATTCTCAGGGTTACTTAGTGTTAAGTGATGCAAATGGCTTAAAGGAGCCAAGATCAAAAGACACAAATGACTGTATTTCAACACTGGGTAATGTTGGGCAAGTTAAATGTTTGCCAGCAGCGTTTGATGAGGCTGGAACAAACAAGAATGGTGATGTTACAACAGAAGGACCTCACTCAAAAAGGCAACGCACAGAATGTGGTGAAAGAATGATAAAGAGTGAGCTTACAAAATGTGTTGGCAAACGGAAGACTGCATCAGATAGTGTTTTACATGTGTCTGCATCAACAGGAACTGGAAAGAAGAGAGATCGGAGGAAATCACACCCAGTTCCTGCAAAAACTGCAATGTCTTCTCAGAGACAGTGTGTTCAAAGCAATGTTTTGTCACCTGGCCATTGTGATAGCAAAACATCCTCACAAAGGAAGTGCACTTCAAAAAGGAAGTTACTTCAAGAAGGCACTGTATCATACAAGAAAAGCACCGCTTCAAAAGAGGCAAAACGGTGTGAGCAGAATAATTATGGGAATTCAACTGGTACTGTGTTGATTAAAAATTCAACAGATGCAAAGGAATTACATGAAGGAGTGAGTTGTGACAAGAGCACTGTTGACAGTTGCCAAGAAACTGTGACTGAATCTGGTGATAGTTCCGATAATGAGTTGTTCCTTGAGCCATTTTTGCCAAATCATCAAGACA aaaaattttCAATTGGTGATATAGTCTGGGCAAAATTTAATAGGGAACCTTACTGGCCAGCTGTG ATCAAAAAGGTCActgggaaaagaaaaacagataCGAAATTCCTTGTGAAATTTCTTGCCTGGAATGATTGCTT GTTCAAGATTCAGCCAAGTAAATTAGTCCATTTTGCTTGCAATGAAAGTCAGCGATCTGAATTTATG GGAGTGAAAATGTACACTGAAGAACTTCAAGGGATGTTTCAAGAGGCCCTTTTTCAAGCTGAGGACTTCTTGAATAGAAAAG GTCTAGGGAAGGggcttgatgatgatgaaatagATGAAG AGCAATGTCGTATTTTTGAGGAAGAGGTTTTAGACAGTGAAAATGATGGAAAAGAATCCGATGTCAGCCAAACTGCAACTCTTCCTCAAACACCCTCAACAAGTTTGTCTGAATGCAGAAAATCTTTAAGGGCGAGAAA ACCCGTGTCAAAATACAGCAACATTGTATCATACATCAGACAGTCCAAG CCAATGTTAAAGGAGATATTAAATGGCTCAAAGCCTTCTGAACGCCATCAAATTTATACCAGCGGAAGAGTAAGTGAGAAAGACAATCTTAAGCGACGATCAGGGTTCGGTCCAATCGCTGACGGAAATGTG CGCGATGAAGTAATGAACATGCTTAACGATTACTACCAAGAACTCCGAGGAACAAGTGGTGTTTCGTATGTCGCAGATGTTTGGCTTCCTGAG GCAATCATATGGTCCATAAGTGAGATAGACCACGTGGATCACCAAAGGGCAGAGAAAATATTCCAGGAAGGCTTCGAGCATGCTGTAACCAATGACGAAGTTCTTCAGCTGACCACGAAACTTAAGCAGAGAAAACCGAGCGCGGAAACAAGAGAAGAGAGATTGAAATGCGCTGAAAGAGCACTAAAGAGACATTTCGCTGAAAGCTGA
- the LOC138038314 gene encoding ubiquitin-like protein 7 isoform X2 codes for MPCIRIKEAYQTTKHVIEGIELNCKVEELKRIAAEKTNIPVEEQNCIFAGELLKDDETLDSYGIQDGFTVYVIKKCPEPEPIEQDLDDVPIAEVMPVLEAAIKNPSYRNTVAKILGNPDMLEQLIVTTPGLSADPVAMTLLQDPELLEQLVETANVETVVQEHPSLVQAASYIAAAITKEGGGEGTSGRRNFSRIVADDYESDEELREMEPGLVAQAELVAANEERIQSSRSSEASRGPVPHQQITSSLLSSALASAGISQPSSSHSSEGPSTSNGPSTSRQTITRDMMSEAVASARSVAQTSSHMQSQLQQLRDMGITDDALSLQALSATNGDVQAALNIIFGGL; via the exons ATGCCTTGTATTCGCATTAAAGAAGCATACCAAACTACGAAGCATGTTATTGAGGGGATTGAATTGAATTGCAAAGTTGAAGAGTTGAAGAGAATCGCTGCTGAAAAGACCAATATACCAGTTGAGGAACAAA ATTGTATATTTGCCGGGGAGTTGTTGAAAGATGACGAAACCCTGGATTCCTATGGAATTCAAGATGGATTTACCGTGTATGTGATAAAAAAGTGCCCTGAGCCAGAACCAATTG AACAAGACCTAGATGATGTACCAATTGCTGAAGTGATGCCTGTACTGGAAGCAGCCATTAAGAACCCTTCATACAGAAACACA GTTGCCAAAATTCTCGGTAACCCAGATATGTTAGAACAGTTGATAGTTACAACACCAGGGCTCTCTGCTGATCCAGTTGCTATGA CACTACTTCAAGATCCAGAACTTCTTGAGCAACTTGTGGAAACTGCAAATGTTGAAAC AGTTGTCCAAGAGCATCCAAGTTTGGTACAGGCTGCATCCTACATTGCTGCAGCCATTACAAAAGAAGGAGGAGGGGAGGGCACATCTGGTCGTCGTAACTTCAGCCGTATTGTCGCTGATGACTATGAATCTGATGAGGAGCTACGTGAAATGGAACCTGGG CTTGTTGCTCAAGCTGAACTAGTTGCGGCAAATGAAGAGCGTATTCAATCATCAAGATCTTCTGAAGCATCAAGAGGTCCTGTGCCACATCAACAAATAACCTCTTCATTGCTATCATCTGCACTAGCTAGTGCTGGAATATCACAGCCTTCCTCATCTCACAGCAGTGAAG GTCCATCAACAAGCAATGGTCCTTCAACTTCACGTCAGACTATAACAAGAGACATGATGAGTGAGGCTGTGGCATCGGCAAGAAGCGTGGCACAAACATCGTCTCACATGCAG TCTCAACTTCAGCAATTGAGAGACATGGGGATCACAGATGATGCTCTCAGTCTCCAAGCATTGTCTGCTACCAATGGAGACGTGCAGGCTGCTCTCAATATCATATTTGGTGGATTATAA
- the LOC138038311 gene encoding PWWP domain-containing DNA repair factor 3A-like isoform X2, whose protein sequence is MWDPSSGQVLEEIYFGRGSELIRTANKMLPWNCEKQQRFIEKGRALKNLERKVEFNKALAKADMLFSLQRKENEKGSPKKIRRRGSLKKKEKLNTTGKSEIHFRRRSPRQLRTNGDSQGYLVLSDANGLKEPRSKDTNDCISTLGNVGQVKCLPAAFDEAGTNKNGDVTTEGPHSKRQRTECGERMIKSELTKCVGKRKTASDSVLHVSASTGTGKKRDRRKSHPVPAKTAMSSQRQCVQSNVLSPGHCDSKTSSQRKCTSKRKLLQEGTVSYKKSTASKEAKRCEQNNYGNSTGTVLIKNSTDAKELHEGVSCDKSTVDSCQETVTESGDSSDNELFLEPFLPNHQDKKFSIGDIVWAKFNREPYWPAVIKKVTGKRKTDTKFLVKFLAWNDCLFKIQPSKLVHFACNESQRSEFMGVKMYTEELQGMFQEALFQAEDFLNRKGLGKGLDDDEIDEEQCRIFEEEVLDSENDGKESDVSQTATLPQTPSTSLSECRKSLRARKPVSKYSNIVSYIRQSKPMLKEILNGSKPSERHQIYTSGRVSEKDNLKRRSGFGPIADGNVRDEVMNMLNDYYQELRGTSGVSYVADVWLPEAIIWSISEIDHVDHQRAEKIFQEGFEHAVTNDEVLQLTTKLKQRKPSAETREERLKCAERALKRHFAES, encoded by the exons ATGTGGGATCCATCGTCTGGGCAAGTGCTCGAGGAGATATATTTTGGCCGGGGAAG tGAACTGATAAGGACTGCTAATAAAATGCTTCCATGGAACTGtgaaaagcaacaaaggttCATTGAAAAAGGGCGAG CCCTAAAGAATCTTGAGAGGAAAGTTGAGTTTAATAAGGCCCTGGCTAAAGCAGACATGTTGTTTTCGTTGC agaggaaagaaaatgagaaGGGTTCtcctaaaaaaataagaagaagaGGCAgtcttaaaaagaaagagaaattgAACACGACTGGAAAATCAGAGATACACTTTAGACGAAGGAGTCCAAGGCAATTAAGGACAAATGGAGATTCTCAGGGTTACTTAGTGTTAAGTGATGCAAATGGCTTAAAGGAGCCAAGATCAAAAGACACAAATGACTGTATTTCAACACTGGGTAATGTTGGGCAAGTTAAATGTTTGCCAGCAGCGTTTGATGAGGCTGGAACAAACAAGAATGGTGATGTTACAACAGAAGGACCTCACTCAAAAAGGCAACGCACAGAATGTGGTGAAAGAATGATAAAGAGTGAGCTTACAAAATGTGTTGGCAAACGGAAGACTGCATCAGATAGTGTTTTACATGTGTCTGCATCAACAGGAACTGGAAAGAAGAGAGATCGGAGGAAATCACACCCAGTTCCTGCAAAAACTGCAATGTCTTCTCAGAGACAGTGTGTTCAAAGCAATGTTTTGTCACCTGGCCATTGTGATAGCAAAACATCCTCACAAAGGAAGTGCACTTCAAAAAGGAAGTTACTTCAAGAAGGCACTGTATCATACAAGAAAAGCACCGCTTCAAAAGAGGCAAAACGGTGTGAGCAGAATAATTATGGGAATTCAACTGGTACTGTGTTGATTAAAAATTCAACAGATGCAAAGGAATTACATGAAGGAGTGAGTTGTGACAAGAGCACTGTTGACAGTTGCCAAGAAACTGTGACTGAATCTGGTGATAGTTCCGATAATGAGTTGTTCCTTGAGCCATTTTTGCCAAATCATCAAGACA aaaaattttCAATTGGTGATATAGTCTGGGCAAAATTTAATAGGGAACCTTACTGGCCAGCTGTG ATCAAAAAGGTCActgggaaaagaaaaacagataCGAAATTCCTTGTGAAATTTCTTGCCTGGAATGATTGCTT GTTCAAGATTCAGCCAAGTAAATTAGTCCATTTTGCTTGCAATGAAAGTCAGCGATCTGAATTTATG GGAGTGAAAATGTACACTGAAGAACTTCAAGGGATGTTTCAAGAGGCCCTTTTTCAAGCTGAGGACTTCTTGAATAGAAAAG GTCTAGGGAAGGggcttgatgatgatgaaatagATGAAG AGCAATGTCGTATTTTTGAGGAAGAGGTTTTAGACAGTGAAAATGATGGAAAAGAATCCGATGTCAGCCAAACTGCAACTCTTCCTCAAACACCCTCAACAAGTTTGTCTGAATGCAGAAAATCTTTAAGGGCGAGAAA ACCCGTGTCAAAATACAGCAACATTGTATCATACATCAGACAGTCCAAG CCAATGTTAAAGGAGATATTAAATGGCTCAAAGCCTTCTGAACGCCATCAAATTTATACCAGCGGAAGAGTAAGTGAGAAAGACAATCTTAAGCGACGATCAGGGTTCGGTCCAATCGCTGACGGAAATGTG CGCGATGAAGTAATGAACATGCTTAACGATTACTACCAAGAACTCCGAGGAACAAGTGGTGTTTCGTATGTCGCAGATGTTTGGCTTCCTGAG GCAATCATATGGTCCATAAGTGAGATAGACCACGTGGATCACCAAAGGGCAGAGAAAATATTCCAGGAAGGCTTCGAGCATGCTGTAACCAATGACGAAGTTCTTCAGCTGACCACGAAACTTAAGCAGAGAAAACCGAGCGCGGAAACAAGAGAAGAGAGATTGAAATGCGCTGAAAGAGCACTAAAGAGACATTTCGCTGAAAGCTGA
- the LOC138038314 gene encoding ubiquitin-like protein 7 isoform X1: MPCIRIKEAYQTTKHVIEGIELNCKVEELKRIAAEKTNIPVEEQNCIFAGELLKDDETLDSYGIQDGFTVYVIKKCPEPEPIEQDLDDVPIAEVMPVLEAAIKNPSYRNTVAKILGNPDMLEQLIVTTPGLSADPVAMTLLQDPELLEQLVETANVETVVQEHPSLVQAASYIAAAITKEGGGEGTSGRRNFSRIVADDYESDEELREMEPGLVAQAELVAANEERIQSSRSSEASRGPVPHQQITSSLLSSALASAGISQPSSSHSSEAGPSTSNGPSTSRQTITRDMMSEAVASARSVAQTSSHMQSQLQQLRDMGITDDALSLQALSATNGDVQAALNIIFGGL, from the exons ATGCCTTGTATTCGCATTAAAGAAGCATACCAAACTACGAAGCATGTTATTGAGGGGATTGAATTGAATTGCAAAGTTGAAGAGTTGAAGAGAATCGCTGCTGAAAAGACCAATATACCAGTTGAGGAACAAA ATTGTATATTTGCCGGGGAGTTGTTGAAAGATGACGAAACCCTGGATTCCTATGGAATTCAAGATGGATTTACCGTGTATGTGATAAAAAAGTGCCCTGAGCCAGAACCAATTG AACAAGACCTAGATGATGTACCAATTGCTGAAGTGATGCCTGTACTGGAAGCAGCCATTAAGAACCCTTCATACAGAAACACA GTTGCCAAAATTCTCGGTAACCCAGATATGTTAGAACAGTTGATAGTTACAACACCAGGGCTCTCTGCTGATCCAGTTGCTATGA CACTACTTCAAGATCCAGAACTTCTTGAGCAACTTGTGGAAACTGCAAATGTTGAAAC AGTTGTCCAAGAGCATCCAAGTTTGGTACAGGCTGCATCCTACATTGCTGCAGCCATTACAAAAGAAGGAGGAGGGGAGGGCACATCTGGTCGTCGTAACTTCAGCCGTATTGTCGCTGATGACTATGAATCTGATGAGGAGCTACGTGAAATGGAACCTGGG CTTGTTGCTCAAGCTGAACTAGTTGCGGCAAATGAAGAGCGTATTCAATCATCAAGATCTTCTGAAGCATCAAGAGGTCCTGTGCCACATCAACAAATAACCTCTTCATTGCTATCATCTGCACTAGCTAGTGCTGGAATATCACAGCCTTCCTCATCTCACAGCAGTGAAG CAGGTCCATCAACAAGCAATGGTCCTTCAACTTCACGTCAGACTATAACAAGAGACATGATGAGTGAGGCTGTGGCATCGGCAAGAAGCGTGGCACAAACATCGTCTCACATGCAG TCTCAACTTCAGCAATTGAGAGACATGGGGATCACAGATGATGCTCTCAGTCTCCAAGCATTGTCTGCTACCAATGGAGACGTGCAGGCTGCTCTCAATATCATATTTGGTGGATTATAA
- the LOC138038320 gene encoding activated RNA polymerase II transcriptional coactivator p15-like has product MSKRVKSKATVSDSSEESEEEEVKPKKRKTPAEKSSKASSSKDEDDFSFPIADKRKISVREFKGKVYVDIREFYENDGELKPGKKGIMLQISQWEKLKEHMNDVDEAIEKING; this is encoded by the exons ATGTCGAAGAGAGTGAAGTCGAAAGCAACTGTATCGGACAGCAGCGAGGAGTCCGAAGAAGAGGAG GTTAAACCTAAAAAGAGAAAGACGCCAGCAGAGAAATCATCCAAGGCCAGTTCTTCCAAAGACGAAGATGACTTTTCCTTTCCA ATTGCAGATAAACGCAAAATAAGTGTGCGAGAGTTTAAAGGAAAAGTGTACGTAGACATCAGAGAGTTCTACGAGAATGATGGAGAGTTGAAGCCTGGTAAAAAGG GTATCATGCTGCAGATAAGTCAGTGGGAAAAGCTGAAGGAACACATGAATGATGTAGATGAGgccattgaaaaaattaacGGATAG